In the Acropora muricata isolate sample 2 chromosome 10, ASM3666990v1, whole genome shotgun sequence genome, one interval contains:
- the LOC136931315 gene encoding SUN domain-containing ossification factor-like: protein MKFWAVLFFTTFFLAGVERLQAPDGIKKASSLDDKLEFWESQKFITVTVESKLSADHSSTSTHSMILSTSSSTLEQEQLVTPTEAPATPSYDIDSSLPFTHTASSSESHAQASRDVLSSVIFIPPSNPVQVQSPKESRDLGVDKENSASDTVHPTKEPEILSTVLNSTPPTPISSEPTPTAPSTTTEKEEDSITAALKKADDESTTKEEDLPSFDEFKRRVLQEEEEKSKQQNAESASGAVQKPKKVKERKQSNYASVDCGAKILEHNNEASNPESILVENKDLYMLNPCSAQVWFVVELCDVAHVKSIQIANFELFSSTPESFRVYVSKRYPTREWTMLGTFQAREEREVQTFPLDEPIYAKYFKVEMLSHFGSEHYCPLSLLRVYGSSMMEELEDHEIEGNEDNDNPEGENEVPVLPLQPRADADDKEPNLLERAADTVISLVKKFTGNGSDKENGTEAQEGADNKSDVRDSSSTEISGQNGSQDLSKGKLVTLVGHEDPNENTQEVAGEKQDQCNKRNESQDKSAAVNVSDDHRSLYKVVDGQGESKKTCLALTSLEMFCRLIGRYCLGRLKTRLLGTESEVEAAAKDRCKNIENCDNSHPNKIANDGETAVENRESKSKLIEPPHDESVQKKTSDVENLDKESSMPLEATNLKVSGKIPEPSPSDVELRRESTVLRPVESSETYAPSSRTVQPSQALETSNKNEISDEKTPALEDASLATSLPSNSTQDASISQILQSSELPKFTETHADVLEGMPIPDAKKGNNEQQQRFPNSQTSVLEQELVKSTRNSAEQSKVPSETGDGTLEGREDDVSKASDLEGKENMEEHKSFVSSPEISAPNSIHLLSQSSPDIDVLETKLTDKDGREGTAQLPEEVHAKNEKDSLENVKAISPAKGIVDPSNVHVDSEHAAGKETVSSVSETKVFGSEKVVSSSTEGQSQSVDSAIHPTSPPSVDTPDFPESVVPLPAPPVIPPPPVTADSSTSNLEVTSDPSDSSLDAVMLSKGQQSSSTSSSIASMAGSAGLHKESIFVRLSNKIKALEQNLNMSTLYMEQLNQRYRKSLDELQRNSDKKVALLTNATKKAEALMNNQKEQISQLQSQLDNLTNAMADMAARMGRLNKEVVERHVIGLCIELIAILLLFVVFVRRRNTQERSSTLQRSGHYMNGHGPPTLAIEDSNHNKNKEIDPTIVLSGREQLLRSFGNTPRAVTIGAITVPDNLENISKEDSFNANESKKKRHRKSKASNSHKPALDGSCGDTSNKESSPDSDRTPSPSSLVSRTAGLLFFGARGFFDGFQLPWSQKKPHTVRSDPNITARSVMNQGDTVSVKPKNSGIKRARSLDLIPEEPTLNRHVPAPSSPLPTEIGVMFKRPPDCYYSKKGIVKNVSTNPSKFGKYGVLDTQIA, encoded by the exons GTGGAATCTAAGTTGTCAGCAGATCACTCATCAACCTCAACTCATAGCATGATCCTTAGCACTAGTTCCTCTACTTTAGAACAAGAGCAACTTGTCACCCCAACAGAAGCTCCAGCGACACCAAGCTATGATATTGATTCATCTCTTCCCTTCACACACACTGCCAGCAGTAGTGAATCCCATGCACAAGCAAGCAGAGATGTTCTTTCATCAGTCATTTTTATTCCTCCAAGCAATCCTGTGCAAGTTCAGTCACCTAAAGAAAGTAGAGATCTGGGAGTTGATAAGGAAAACAGTGCCTCTGACACTGTGCACCCAACTAAAGAACCAGAGATATTGTCAACAGTTCTGAACTCCAC CCCTCCAACTCCGATCAGCAGTGAACCAACCCCAACTGCACCATCAACAACCACCGAAAAGGAAGAAGACAGCATCACTGCCGCTCTGAAGAAAGCAGACGATGAAAGCACAACAAAGGAAGAAGATTTGCCATCATTTGACGAATTTAAAAGAAGAGTTTTGcaagaagaggaggagaagaGCAAACAACAGAACGCTGAAAGTGCAAGTGGAGCTGTGCAAAAGCCCAAGAAAGTTAAGGAGCGCAAACAGAGCAATTATGCATCAGTGGATTGCGGTGCAAAGATACTCGAGCACAACAATGAGGCGTCCAATCCTGAAAGCATTTTAGTCGAGAACAAGGACCTGTACATGCTAAATCCATGCAGTGCACAAGTTTGGTTTGTTGTGGAGTTATGTGATGTTGCTCACGTCAAAAGTATTCAGATTGCCAACTTTGAATTGTTTTCTTCCACACCTGAGAGCTTTAGGGTCTATGTAAGCAAGCGATACCCAACCAGAGAGTGGACAATGTTAGGAACATTTCAGGCTCGTGAGGAGAGAGAAGTGCAAACTTTCCCCTTAGATGAACCTATCTATGCTAAGTATTTTAAG GTTGAAATGCTGAGTCACTTCGGTTCGGAGCACTACTGCCCACTGAGTCTCTTGCGTGTGTACGGCTCAAGCATGATGGAAGAGCTGGAGGACCATGAAATCGAGGGAAATGAAGATAATGACAATCCAGAGGGCGAAAATGAAGTGCCTGTATTGCCACTCCAACCTAGAGCAGACGCTGATGATAAGGAACCAAATCTGCTGGAGAGAGCTGCCGATACAGTTATTAGTCTGGTTAAGAAGTTTACTGGAAATGGTAGTGATAAAGAGAATGGAACCGAAGCTCAAGAAGGTGCTGATAATAAAAGCGATGTACGTGACTCTAGCAGTACTGAGATCAGTGGACAAAATGGTTCGCAAGATTTGAGCAAAGGAAAATTGGTTACTCTTGTAGGCCATGAAGACCCGAACGAAAACACACAGGAAGTCGCTGGAGAAAAACAAGATCAGTGTAACAAGAGAAATGAGTCGCAAGACAAATCTGCGGCCGTCAACGTTAGCGATGATCACAGATCATTGTACAAGGTTGTGGATGGCCAAGGCGAGTCCAAGAAAACTTGCCTGGCTCTCACTTCGCTTGAGATGTTTTGTCGTTTAATAGGAAGGTATTGTTTGGGACGCCTTAAGACACGATTGCTAGGTACAGAAAGTGAAGTTGAAGCTGCGGCCAAAGATAGATGTAAAAATATCGAAAACTGTGACAACTCTCATCCAAACAAGATTGCGAATGACGGTGAGACGGCTGTTGAGAATAGAGAGAGCAAAAGCAAACTGATAGAGCCGCCTCACGATGAATCAGTCCAGAAAAAGACCTCAGATGTTGAAAATTTGGATAAAGAAAGTAGTATGCCCTTAGAGGCAACAAATTTAAAAGTCTCTGGAAAAATCCCAGAACCTTCTCCCAGTGATGTAGAATTGAGGAGGGAAAGCACTGTTTTGCGTCCAGTAGAGTCTTCCGAAACCTATGCTCCTTCTTCAAGGACTGTTCAACCCAGTCaggcgttagaaacttcaaacaagAATGAGATCTCGGATGAGAAGACGCCTGCTTTAGAAGATGCGTCACTTGCCACTTCCTTACCATCAAATTCCACACAAGATGCCTCAATATCTCAGATTCTTCAGAGTTCTGAGTTGCCAAAATTTACAGAAACCCATGCTGACGTTTTAGAAGGAATGCCTATTCCAGATGCTAAAAAGGGTAATAATGAACAGCAGCAACGCTTTCCAAATAGCCAGACAAGTGTCTTGGAGCAGGAACTTGTCAAATCAACCCGGAACTCAGCCGAGCAATCCAAAGTACCGTCCGAGACAGGAGATGGTACTTTAGAGGGCCGTGAAGACGATGTTAGCAAAGCATCTGACCTAGAAGGAAAGGAGAACATGGAAGAACATAAATCTTTCGTTTCATCTCCAGAGATTTCTGCTCCAAATTCAATTCACTTGCTGTCACAATCCTCTCCCGATATAGATGTTTTGGAGACGAAGCTCACTGATAAAGATGGACGAGAAGGTACTGCTCAGCTGCCTGAAGAAGTGCACGCAAAGAACGAAAAAGATTCACTGGAAAATGTCAAAGCGATATCCCCCGCCAAAGGGATAGTTGATCCCTCTAACGTACACGTAGACTCTGAACATGCCGCCGGTAAGGAGACGGTTTCATCTGTAAGCGAGACCAAGGTATTTGGTAGTGAAAAGGTGGTATCATCATCCACAGAAGGCCAGTCCCAGAGTGTCGATTCTGCGATCCATCCTACATCGCCACCGAGTGTGGACACCCCTGACTTCCCAGAGTCTGTAGTTCCCTTACCAGCACCCCCTGTCATCCCTCCTCCTCCAGTCACCGCCGACTCAAGCACCAGCAACTTGGAGGTGACCTCAGACCCCTCAGATAGCAGCCTTGATGCTGTAATGCTAAGCAAAGGCCAGCAATCTTCAAGTACTTCATCTAGCATAGCGTCAATGGCTGGTTCTGCAGGGCTGCATAAGGAATCCATATTTGTGCGTCTGAGCAACAAAATCAAGGCGCTGGAGCAGAATCTGAACATGAGCACTCTGTATATGGAGCAACTTAATCAGAG GTATCGCAAGTCACTTGATGAACTTCAGCGTAATTCAGACAAGAAAGTTGCTCTGCTAACCAATGCTACCAAGAAGGCGGAGGCTCTT ATGAACAATCAAAAGGAGCAAATCTCGCAATTGCAATCTCAGCTAGATAACTTAACCAATGCGATGGCTGACATGGCTGCTCGTATGGGTCGGCTAAACAAGGAGGTTGTAGAGCGCCATGTGATTGGCTTGTGTATTGAATTAATCGCAATCCTCTTGCTATTTGTTGTGTTTGTAAGACGAAGAAACACGCAGGAGCGTTCGAGCACTCTTCAGAGGTCTGGGCACTACATGAACGGTCATGGCCCGCCAACTTTGGCAATCGAAGATAGCAACCataacaaaaacaaggaaattgaCCCAACAA ttgttCTATCTGGAAGAGAGCAACTCTTGCGCAGCTTTGGAAACACACCAAGAGCCGTGACAATCGGAGCAATCACCGTTCCAGATAACCTCGAGAACATATCAAAG gaAGACAGTTTTAATGCCAATGAAAGTAAGAAAAAACGGCATCGCAAGAGTAAAGCATCGAATAGTCACAAGCCAGCCCTTGATGGTTCCTGTGGGGATACATCAAACAAGGAGTCCTCTCCTGACAGTGACCGCACTCCCAGTCCTTCTAGTCTTGTTAGTCGTACCGCTGGCCTGTTATTCTTTGGTGCCCGTGGTTTTTTTGATGGTTTTCAACTCCCCTGGTCGCAAAAGAAACCACACACTGTTCGGAGTGATCCAAATATAACTGCAAGGTCCGTTATGAACCAAGGCGATACAGTCTCTGTTAAGCCAAAAAATTCTGGAATAAAACGTGCAAGAAGTCTAGATTTGATCCCAGAGGAACCCACCCTAAACAGACATGTTCCCGCACCTTCTTCTCCTCTGCCCACGGAGATTGGTGTGATGTTCAAGCGACCACCGGATTGCTATTACTCTAAGAAGGGAATTGTTAAGAACGTTTCAACCAATCCCTCTAAATTCGGAAAGTATGGTGTGTTGGACACTCAAATTGCGTAA
- the LOC136931328 gene encoding trichohyalin-like has protein sequence MESTSARDFSESTDVCDGSEAERRFLEEKAEIVRGFLEEKEIIDCAHEDEKNEMRLAFETEKETMKRAFECEKEEMRQCFLKEKDSIRLEFQEGKHVLKLSFEDEKSALMKSWERERETLLENLNKEKKEMKEAFGKLLMEKEKDHQVEKTEMECKLRKELERIEDVEKELKRTLSEGLGDLENVYFEENALLETVYNHDQPEVDMHFKGLLDAEMSVDREQLLRSLNHERNRMASHYANKHKQIEHQFASEIIDMEQRFKEQKSDLMTIFKGEKTSMEEGFRKEKEDIRRKFEMEFRRVLQQERLKFESEIQGYEHDISVLRYQKEQLEKCYSLEMQTLKLKFERDRLEMENKFANEKRDLKRILKVHYERKLSGDKVRLEWLLEQFQLDRGNSREQLSSSFSSSSVCSD, from the coding sequence ATGGAAAGCACTTCAGCGCGAGACTTCTCGGAAAGTACCGATGTttgcgatggatcagaagcagAGAGGCGGTTTCTTGAGGAGAAAGCAGAGATCGTGCGTGGATTTCTTGAAGAGAAAGAAATAATTGATTGCGCCCACGAAGACGAGAAAAACGAAATGCGTTTGGCTTTCGAAACAGAGAAGGAAACTATGAAAAGAGCTTTTGAGTGTGAGAAGGAGGAAATGAGACAATGTTTCTTGAAAGAGAAAGATAGCATTCGTTTGGAGTTTCAGGAAGGGAAACATGTTTTGAAACTCTCCTTCGAAGACGAGAAATCGGCTTTGATGAAGTCTTGGGAAAGAGAGAGGGAAACTCTCCTGGAAAATCTGAACAAGgagaagaaagaaatgaaagaggCTTTTGGGAAACTATTGATGGAAAAAGAGAAAGATCATCAAGTCGAAAAGACGGAGATGGAATGTAAACTCCGCAAAGAGCTTGAGCGCATTGAAGACGTGGAGAAAGAACTTAAGAGGACATTGTCTGAGGGTCTTGGTGATCTGGAAAATGTATACTTCGAGGAAAATGCTCTTTTGGAAACGGTGTACAACCATGACCAGCCAGAGGTTGATATGCACTTTAAAGGACTTCTAGATGCTGAAATGAGCGTGGATAGAGAGCAGCTTTTAAGATCACTGAACCACGAGAGGAACAGAATGGCCTCACACTATGCGAATAAGCACAAACAAATCGAGCACCAGTTTGCTTCAGAAATCATTGATATGGAACAACGATTCAAAGAGCAAAAGAGCGATTTGATGACAATTTTTAAAGGCGAGAAGACCAGCATGGAAGAGGGCTTCCGCAAGGAAAAAGAGGACATCAGGCGAAAATTCGAAATGGAATTTCGAAGGGTGCTTCAACAGGAGCGACTGAAATTCGAGTCGGAAATTCAAGGTTATGAACATGATATTTCCGTTTTAAGATACCAAAAAGAACAGCTAGAGAAGTGTTACTCGTTGGAAATGCAAACGTTGAAGCTAAAGTTCGAACGAGACCGGCTGGAAATGGAAAATAAATTCGCCAACGAAAAGAGAGATTTAAAGAGGATTTTAAAAGTTCACTATGAAAGAAAGTTAAGCGGAGATAAAGTGCGACTCGAGTGGCTACTCGAACAATTTCAGCTTGATCGAGGAAACAGCAGGGAACAACTTAGCTCATCGTTTAGTTCAAGCTCAGTGTGTTCAGATTAA